A window of Chiloscyllium plagiosum isolate BGI_BamShark_2017 chromosome 25, ASM401019v2, whole genome shotgun sequence genomic DNA:
TAATCAGGTTGACAAAATCTTATTGAGCCAAGTTGTCAAAACCAGAGAACCAGTTAGAAAATTAAATCATATATAAAAGGCTGAGATCTGGGGAATTGGCTCTTGCCAGCTTAAttcctaaaaaaaaaacctacccctTTTATCGTTTTAGCTTTGGCTGCTTCCAATCGATGTGTTATTGCTGCTATGGCATTATGATACATCATAATTTCATTGTCCTTTTCCTTCATCATGTTATTATAATTTGATTTAAGCGTCTTCATAATTTCTTGATCTTCATGGTACTTTGAAAGTAGAAGATTATGTGTAATAAACAAGGTTTCAAAGCGAATGTTCACCATTCTGATATCCTGAAACTTAAATAGGAACATGGATAATCAGAAACAGTTGGTTCAACTACAACAGTTTGAGAAAAATTAATGAAAGTTGTATCGATCTTAAACAGGGTCCTCCACTAACTTCTCACCATCACCAAGACAGCTTatttctatctctgtaatatcACATCTTCTTCTCCACCATTGTGGCTGAAAGGCCATTTCCACATTTGATTACAGGGGGGCTCTGACTTACAAATATCCAACTTAACAAACACTCATATTTATGAATGTGATCCCATCGAgggtttaattttaaaaacccaaataactttcctgtcCTTACAAACAGCTGCTTACATTGTTCTGAATTGTGTACAAATCGACTTGTGAATGGGACTCCAGAATAGAACCTGTTAGCAACCCAGGGACTGTCTGCTTTCCAAGTTCTGTTTGTAGGTGTTCCTGTTGCTAGTCTTCACAGAATGTAACTCATGCAAAACTTTGTGGCCTCCGCTGTGACCTAAGAACTTAATGCCTCTCCCATTGCTCAAATTGTTCCAGAAGGGAGACGACTGGTGAGGAGAAATGGGAGTAACAATTAGTGCCATGGTAAGGATGCCATGCCTGTTCTTTGCCCATCCTTGCTGGTCATTTAAACTCCGCTGCAGTGGCATTATATGCTGCTCATCATGGGTCACATATGACCCTTAACTTGTCAATTAGTGGGCtcctcctgacagtgcagcggcTAAAGCAGATGCTAAGTATCCAGGCTGCCACATGAAGTTTGTCAACCTTGTTGCCAGGCAGGGTAGAAGAGGTGGTGCCTCATGTTCTGCATCCCCGTGCCAGAGCCTGACAACCAGGCCCCAGTGAAACCCCAAATATACCTCAGCATTTGGAGTCCATCAACTGGGGACTACAGTTCCACTGGTTACTGAGGAGGTTtgtagaatccctaaagtgtatgtggaagcaggcccttcggcccaacaaatccacaccaaccctgtgaagagtaacccactcagacccattcccctaccctattatcctgtatttacccctgactaatgcacctaaccttcacatccctaaacactatgggcaatttagcatggctaattcacctaacctgcacatctttggattgtgtgaggaaaccagagcacccagagcaaacccactcagacacacagagaatgtgcaaactgtacacagatagtcacccgaagttagaattgaacctgggtccctggcgctgtgaagcagtagtgctaatcattgagccactgtgctgcccacactGTGGCAcagatggtggtatagtggtaatgtccctagctAAGTAATATAGAACCCCTGGCCAGCagctggggacatgggtttgaatcccaccatggcaggtggtgaaatttggaattcaacaaaaatctggaatggaGAGCTAACCTAATGGCAAGCATGTAACCATTACTTACCATAGTAAAaccatctggttgactaatgtcacttagggaagggaatctccaacaccctcacctggtctggcttgcatgtgactccagaccatggAAATATGGATGATGCTACTGCATTCTGGTGAAATCAGCCACACTCACATCCTCTGCACAAATGATAAGAATAATGCTGTACCCAGTGGGACTGCTAGGACAAGAGAGCCGCTGGCCAGCTTTTTAGAGGTTGGACATATTGGTGAGGGCAGAAAGACTGCCTTGAGCAAAGTAGAGCTCTTCTGAGTGCCTCTGATTAGCTGCAGGGCATCCTGGTCAAGTGCAGGTGGTCTTGCCCCGAGTTTCACACAGACCAAGGCCACCACCTGTACATAAGATTCAACCCTAAGTAAAACTTCCTTATCACCCCATTTTTGCTAACTTTCAAGGTTTTCCATCAAGTTACACATTAACTTCAAACTCTTTGCAGTCATCGATCAGTCCCTATAAGACCTTGCTCATCTCTCCCTGCTGTAGACTATTATCCTATTATACACTccatgatcatccaactctgctCTGTTTACAACTCTATCTAATTctactccaaatatggccaaaAAACCATTCAGCCAGCTTATCCCATATTCAGAAATGGTCTCTCTTTATTATCTCTCCGTATCAATTCATTAGCCGTGCTAAAAGCTGCCACTTTAATACCTACTCCCAAAAATTACTTGATATATGATTGGTTTTGcttctgtgaagcattttggatgTTTTAATTCATTAGCTGTGTGGAAAAAAGTGCAAGTTGTTATCATTTTTGGTTCCTTGCAGTTTGCTTGTACCAtacatgtggctgtacaggacattgggtgggccacttttggaatattgtgttcaattctggtctccctgctatacgaaggatgttgtgaagcttcaaaagatttcagaaaagatttacaaggatgttgccaaggttggaggacttgatctatagggagaagctgaataggctggggctgttttccctggagtgtcagtaGCTAAGGGATGActtcatagagatttacaaaatcatgatgggcatggatagggtaaatagacaaggacttttccctgggatgggggagtccagaactagagggcataggtttagggtgagaggggagatgtaaaagagacctaaggggcagagggtggtacgtgcatggaatgagctgccagaggaagttgtagaggctgttacaattacaacatttaaaagggatctggtcagttatatgaataggaaaggtttggagggctatgggccaagtgctggaaaatggaactagatttatttaggatatctggttggcatggatgagttgaactgaagagtcggtatccttgctgtacatctctataactctacatATGCATTTAAGTAAGCAAAGGTTAAACCAACATATACTTTTCACAATTACCTCCTTTGACATTTTGATTACTTTCTCCAAGAATTTTGGATAAATGgtatatgacttcactttcttttTCAGATTATCCCTCTTAATGATCAGGGCACTCAGTTCTTTCTTTAACCGAATAATCTCCTTCTCTTTCTGCTTTATTAGTTCAGTTTCAATACTTATTTTGCTCTTTGCTCTGCTTTGCTTGGCATCATTTTCCTTCGGAGgaagaagagaagaaaaaaaatgagaactaCACAAATTACTGcggaaataactccagagaggccggtatcccatcaccatgtcacccttggagagtacttgacactgatccagttccctcagagccagctcttagagtgagCAGAATCTTTGACACTTTTTCTTTCTGTTGTTTATCTTTTTACcaccacactactgcctaactgtggttgtggttatattttccccagcacccatggtgtgtgtgtgcaggtgtgagacacagtgaaagacaacaggtgtacaaatctttatttaatttccaccaccaggaagaaaggaaacacccgaggggccagtgacaagcagtgcccttcacatcaaagggcactGTTGCGTGATCAAAAAAGGGGAGGGCAAGGATTaactcaaaatagagttggagggggaaataaaacactccactccctatagtgcccacctctccctgaatagCTCAAGGGTATTGGTAGACACTGCATGCTTCTTCTCCAGACGCCTGGGCTCAGACGTAGCCACTGAAGAGTGGCAGGCAATCCGCCATAACGACCCCTTCTACAGCCCGCTGCCTCGAGACAttcttgtttttttatttttttagacccatgacactcctgtttatttttttatataacctccacactactgcctaactgcggtagtgcttaaaCATGATCATCCCTTTAGAAATCAGTACTATTCTTAATATTTTTCGTTTCCAGGTATTTTTGTATTACATCTTTGAGGTTAAACTCCAGTACCCTTTCTGTCACCAATGGTGAGCTAACTGCTCTATGCTTCCTGGACATGcatcattttcctttttaaatacaagAATAACTAACTATCTACgtatcctctaaaccttttcatTCTGTAATGGAAGTTTTGTAAATACTTAATAGTGTATGTGCTGTCTCCTCCCTTCTTTTAACGTGCTTGGTTGGATAAGGAATTTAATCCTACCCAAGTTTGACTAATCTATAAACTATCTCCTCTTTCTACCTTAAGTATTTTAAAATCTATTGTTCTAATATTGTAACCACTTGTCTCGCCAGTAAATGCATAGGTAAAGTaattattgaatatttatgtcaTTTCATGGTttattacttttaaaattatCCATTTCACTCCATATGACACTCCCCTTCCTGACAGTAATTTCTCTGCCAATCAGCAAATGATTgaagtaataatccagagattaccatCCATGGGAATCTACTTTCCTATTTTGTACCTGCTCATATTCCTTTACTAGTGTCTCCATCTTGTTCTTTTCTATGTCATTGGTCTTAACATAGACCCATGATAACTAAATCACCCACCACCATTCCTCTCTTCCCACTTCTTTTCCAAATTGTTTTCAGTTGCTGTGAGATACCCTGTACCATTGCTCCAAGTGGACATTAAAACTTTCTGCaactctgcagatgttgccactCATCCTTTTAATTATCAAATCCCCTCTGTCTACAATCTTTTTACTCTGTCACTCCCTCTCTTTAGGCAGTTTCCTGCATCTTGGTGTTCTGCTTAGCATTCGTGCCATCAATTTTGTAGCCTTTATTCTTAACCCCATAAGTATAGAGTCATTGTAGCTGCTGGGTAAGACCAGTGACTGCAGGGGTACCTCTTCAACATCCCATTGACTGCAACATTTACAGCATGGATACCACATAATTTCTAATTCGTGGTGCTATTCTTGGAACAGACCAGTCCCCTGAACAAGATAGCTAAAGAGTGAAGCCTAAATAAGTAAGAAGAGCTACAGAATAAGAATTATTATTCAacatatggacatttttccatTCGATGTTCAAAATCAGCTAACGTGATCAAGCTAGTCTGGCTAGTCCATGTTTCATGTTTACCCTCAAGAACTTATCAAATTTTGCAAATGATTTTTTCAGTTCTTCTTCCTTTTTGTTTAATTCCTCTCTTCTCTGCTCCAGCAGTTTCATTTTCGCCTTGAATTCCTGCCAAAAGAGAAATATTATCTTAAAAATAACATGCAGAAGTTTCTTACAGATCATCAGATCTTACTGAAAGCTGTAACTAGTTAAGTTCCAATTACGTCAGTAATTATGATTATTGGGAGAAATTACAAATCTCCCTTTTTATCAAGTTATTTATTTCCCTTTATGAGCTATATTCCAACTACAATGCGACTGCATGATGCAAGTAATTCACTGAACAAATGATAGAAAGTGTGTTCACTGACAGCCTCACTTCAATTTTCCCTTCCACCCACAGGCAAATGCTCAACTTCAGCTAAGCCTTATCTAAGATCATAAGGTTCAAATTGGCATCTCACTGGGCAATGCATTAGAAGTGCCCATTGGTAATCATTCCAGCTGGGCACTATGCAAATCCATCCATCATAGCCTGACCAAAACAGGATCTGTAAAGTTTTCTGAAGGTACAAAATTGTATTTGATAACAATAGACATTGAAACAGAACATTTCTGTTTGACTGTCAAGTGAAATTCAGTATAGAATTGTGAAGTGTGACtataaaataaagaaaacccaatctttaaaaaaatattaaagtGGGGGAAAGTATTGAAGGCTGTAGCAGTTGATCACTTAAATCACAACAACAATTACTCTCTTCTATATAACAAACTTAAGGTAGGAAACTATTACTTCACAAGAATATGACCAGGCAAATAAGCTAAGGATGGAGGCTATCAGGAGAGATACTGAAAAGCTTGGTTATAGAGATAGCTTTGAAGATATATATATGGGGAAGAAAAGTGTACAATGAGGCACCCATATACTGGGATGTCAAAAGCATAAAAACCAAAGAAATTTTAGTATTTCtacattgaaaattattttgtacCATAATTAGAATACATATGTATCTTAGTCTATGCTGATGAGTCTTTATTTGGCAACTTTTCTAGCTTGATTGTACTCTTGCTTCTGCACATGAAAACGATGTTGGTTTCTTAATCCAGGAAGTATGTTTATTATCTAAGCTTCACTCCAGCACGATAGCAAAGAATTATGCAATAATCCAGCTGCTATCCTTTTCAGTGAAGTAATAAATTAACTATCTGGCTACTGCAACTTTGCAACAGTTTAAGCTGACGTAATAGGAGAGTAGGGAGTTCTACAAGATTCAACATTTCTCTCCCAACCAACACTActaaaccaaaagaaaaaaaatacaagtgaTTTAAGGACCTTCAGTCACTTTTGTTAAGAAAGAATGATTTTGGAGAAAGGGGGGAAATGGTTaagctttaaaaacaaaatcatctgATTTGAACCATGTTAGAATCCTCTTAGATCACGTTTTACCTAATCAACATTGTAAAGTCTTCCTCATTAACATCTGGGCAGGTCAAACAAATGGTGACAGAGTTGTCCCACAAGCAACTCTCTGACAATGTCATGCTCACTGAATTAATTAATTgggctgcaatggttcaagaaggcgaatcaccattaccttctcaaggagaatcgggataaatattggtcttgTTAGTAATGCTCACATCACAAGAACAATTGTTTTCAAAAGTCCAATAATTACATTTCTTTTTCAACAGATGCTACAAATGTTATTCTGCCCCTTAAGTTTGCCATTTAACTTCAAGACAATTGCTTCTGTTCTGTCCAATAGTTCCTTGCGCCACTTTCTTGATATATCCATAAATCTAAAGCTATAATCTTGGAAGTGTATTCTTGTCTAAATTATATTATTTTAACTCCAATTTCTAAACACTCATGTTCTTTGACTTGGGTTGAATAGTGTTGATTCTAGGTAAAACAACAAGAGAAATCTGTACAGATATGATTGAAATTAGACTATAATgcacagaagcagaaatagaccattcagccgaCTGGGTCTATTCTGCTATTCAATGTGATTATGTTTAATCTGATCATCTATATGCTTgtagaataaaagagaataatTTTAAAGTCAGAAAATCACTCAATGtcagaattgaaaagaaaaccaTTGCAAAATGTTGAAAAAATAACCATTCACAAATTAATATTTCACAATCTACTGGTGGAAATTAAACTGTTTTATTCTAAGTGCAAAGGTTAATCCTAAACTCTAACTGTTCAAAAGTTTAATTTCTAAGTGGAGTACTGATTGGCAGATAACCTCTAACAGTGGAAATGACAATGCTGTTCAGTGAAATATGCTGTTTTAAAGTAGAGTAGGCTTCAGATTGCAAATACTAGATAAATAActacatgtcatagagtcatagagatgtacagcatggaaacagacccttcggtccaacccgtccatgccgaccagatatcccaacccaatctagtcacacctactggcacccagcccatatccctccaaacctttcctattcatatactcatccaaatgcctcttaaatgttgccactgtaccagcctccaccacatcctctggcagctcattccatacacatatcaccttctgcgtgaaaaagttgtcccttagatcacttttatatctttcccctatcaccctaaacctatgccctctagttctggactccccgaccccagggaaaagactttgtctatttatcctatccatgcccctcataattttgtaaacctctataaggtcaccccttagcctgcgacgctccagggaaaacagccccagcctgttcagcctctccctatagctcagatcctccaaccctggcaacatccttgtaaatcttttctgaaccctttcaagtttcacaacatctttccaataggaaggaaaccagaattgcacgcaatattccaacagtggcctaaccaaNNNNNNNNNNNNNNNNNNNNNNNNNNNNNNNNNNNNNNNNNNNNNNNNNNNNNNNNNNNNNNNNNNNNNNNNNNNNNNNNNNNNNNNNNNNNNNNNNNNNNNNNNNNNNNNNNNNNNNNNNNNNNNNNNNNNNNNNNNNNNNNNNNNNNNNNNNNNNNNNNNNNNNNNNNNNNNNNNNNNNNNNNNNNNNNNNNNNNNNNNNNNNNNNNNNNNNNNNNNNNNNNNNNNNNNNNNNNNNNNNNNNNNNNNNNNNNNNNNNNNNNNNNNNNNNNNNNNNNNNNNNNNNNNNNNNNNNNNNNNNNNNNNNNNNNNNNNNNNNNNNNNNNNNNNNNNNNNNNNNNtcaaaaaactcaatcaagtttgtgagacatgatttcccacgcacaaagccatgttgactatccctaatcagtccttgcctttccaaatacatgtacatcttgtccctcaggattccctccaacaacttgcccaccaccgaggtcaggctcactggtctatagttccctggtttgtctttactgccctttttAAACCGTGACATCACATTTGCCAATCTCcattcttccggcacctcacttgtgactatcgatgatacaaatatctcagcaagaggcccagcaatcacttgtctggcttcccacagagttctcgggtacatctgatcaggtcctggggatttatctacttttaaccatttcaagacatccagcacttcctcctctgtaatctggacattttgcaagatgtcaccatctatttccctacagtctatatcttctatatccttttccacagtaatactgatgcaaaatattaatttagtatctcctccattttctgtggctccacacaaaggctgccttgctgatctttgaggggccctcttctctccctagttacccttttgtccttaatatatttgtaaaaacgtttttgattcttcttaattctatttgccaaagctatctcatgtcccctttttgccctcctgatttccctcttaagtatactcctactttctttatactcttctaaggattcactcgatctatcctgtctatacctgacatatgcttcctttttcttaaccaaaccctcacattttttagtcatccagcattccctatacccaccagccttccctttcaccctgacaggaatatactttctctggattcttgttatctcatttctgaaggcttcccatttttcagccatccctttacctgcgaacatctgcctccaatcagctttcgaaagttcttgcctaataccgtcaaaattggcctttctccaatttaaaacttcaacttttagatctggtctatccttttccatcactattttaaaacgaatagaattatggtcgctggccccaaagtgctcccctactgacacctcagtcacctgtgtTGAGCATCATTTGctaatttgtaaataaattcaaTATGAAGAAAGGCAGTTATTTTGGGGGTAAAATCTAAGTGAAAGGAGATTATTAATAGCATTCTctgtatattatttttaaaattctgaacacTGGTTTGTCAGTTTCTTTTACCTCCTTTTGAGCAGCAAGAGCTGCTTCCACCTCTGCCAATTCTCGTCTTTTCTCCAGTAACACCATGGTATTATTTAAGGGAATCTCGTCATGGATCGGCATTTGGCTTTGataaaacaagagaaaaaaataactcAATTCATATATGTCACTACTCTTCCCACTCTCAGCTTCATTTTACAATATTATATGCAGCATGGAGAACTTTCAAATTAATCAACAGAAGATTTGATTCATTTTGTTATACTAAAACATACCCTTCAGATATGATTTTTACTTGACACCTTGCAATCAAGAATATggaaattagattactttcagtgtggaaacaggcccttcggcccaacaagtccacacgacccgccgaagcgcaacccacccattcccctacatttaccccttttacctaacactacgggcaatttagcatggccaattcacctgacctgcacatctttggactgtgggaggaaaccggaggaaacccacgcagacacggggagaatgtgcaaactccacacagtcagtcgcctgagtcgggaattgaacccgggtctctggcgctgtgaggcagcagtgcttaccaccgTGCCACTCCCATGGTACCATGGTTTCCACAAATG
This region includes:
- the cfap73 gene encoding coiled-coil domain-containing protein 42 homolog isoform X1 — its product is MPIHDEIPLNNTMVLLEKRRELAEVEAALAAQKEEFKAKMKLLEQRREELNKKEEELKKSFAKFDKFLRENDAKQSRAKSKISIETELIKQKEKEIIRLKKELSALIIKRDNLKKKVKSYTIYPKFLEKVIKMSKEFQDIRMVNIRFETLFITHNLLLSKYHEDQEIMKTLKSNYNNMMKEKDNEIMMYHNAIAAITHRLEAAKAKTIKGESIWAHIQNTAAKRTLVLGMIKMAIFNLYMYVRKAEMKLGTLAEDTDIQLQVVQENILELRDIVHDLKKSVEIS
- the cfap73 gene encoding coiled-coil domain-containing protein 42 homolog isoform X2 — protein: MPIHDEIPLNNTMVLLEKRRELAEVEAALAAQKEEFKAKMKLLEQRREELNKKEEELKKSFAKFDKFLRENDAKQSRAKSKISIETELIKQKEKEIIRLKKELSALIIKRDNLKKKVKSYTIYPKFLEKVIKMSKEYHEDQEIMKTLKSNYNNMMKEKDNEIMMYHNAIAAITHRLEAAKAKTIKGESIWAHIQNTAAKRTLVLGMIKMAIFNLYMYVRKAEMKLGTLAEDTDIQLQVVQENILELRDIVHDLKKSVEIS